One segment of Dolichospermum sp. DET69 DNA contains the following:
- a CDS encoding pentapeptide repeat-containing protein: MNEKLQMIGPNKQLPGANLEDEDLSHLDLRKINLTGATLVGTNFTGSQLEGGHFEGANFMGANLQEADLRANLMGTNLMQANLTNADLRGSNLRGSNLMGAILNDASLAGAFLSGANLRNVNLQGVDLRGADLRGANLTGANLKGADLSSADLQGALLIEANLEEADLRAANLAGANLTGANLLCAELDAVKLNGANLDGVCLVGTVLETSTIGHN; encoded by the coding sequence ATGAATGAAAAATTACAGATGATTGGACCTAACAAACAACTTCCCGGTGCAAATTTAGAAGATGAGGATCTATCTCACCTAGATTTAAGGAAGATAAATTTAACAGGGGCTACCTTGGTGGGAACTAACTTCACTGGTTCTCAACTGGAAGGTGGCCATTTTGAAGGTGCTAATTTCATGGGCGCTAACCTACAAGAAGCTGACTTGCGGGCTAACCTTATGGGTACAAATTTGATGCAAGCTAACTTGACAAATGCGGACTTACGGGGTAGTAATTTGCGGGGTAGTAACTTGATGGGGGCAATCCTTAATGATGCGTCTTTAGCAGGTGCTTTTTTAAGTGGTGCTAATTTAAGGAATGTAAATTTGCAAGGTGTTGATTTACGCGGTGCGGATTTACGCGGTGCAAATTTAACGGGGGCTAATCTCAAAGGTGCAGATTTAAGTAGTGCAGATTTACAAGGGGCTTTATTAATTGAAGCGAATCTTGAAGAAGCTGATCTACGAGCAGCAAACTTAGCAGGAGCGAATTTAACAGGAGCGAATTTACTCTGTGCTGAATTAGATGCAGTGAAGTTAAATGGTGCAAATTTAGATGGGGTATGTTTGGTAGGAACAGTTCTAGAAACTAGTACGATAGGGCATAATTAA
- the rfbC gene encoding dTDP-4-dehydrorhamnose 3,5-epimerase: protein MNIIPTSIPDIFLLEPQVFLDSRGFFLESYNQKIFTEKLGITANFIQDNHSKSECNVLRGLHYQIIQPQGKLVRTIVGTIFDVAVDVRKNSPTFRQWVGYELSAENKRQLWIPPGFAHGFLVLSEIAEVLYKATDYYAPKGDRAILWNDPDLAIDWPLKTPPILSAKDSNAQTFKNAEVYE, encoded by the coding sequence ATGAACATTATCCCCACATCTATTCCTGATATCTTTCTGTTAGAACCCCAAGTATTTCTAGATTCACGGGGCTTTTTTTTGGAATCATACAATCAAAAAATATTCACAGAAAAACTGGGAATCACAGCCAACTTCATCCAAGATAATCACTCAAAATCTGAATGCAATGTGCTGCGAGGATTACATTATCAAATCATCCAACCTCAAGGTAAACTAGTCCGCACCATTGTGGGGACAATCTTTGATGTTGCGGTAGATGTGAGAAAAAACTCCCCTACATTTAGACAATGGGTAGGTTATGAACTTAGTGCCGAAAACAAACGCCAATTGTGGATACCACCAGGTTTTGCCCATGGCTTTCTCGTACTTTCAGAAATTGCCGAAGTTCTATATAAAGCTACAGATTATTATGCACCAAAAGGCGATCGCGCAATACTTTGGAATGACCCAGATTTAGCTATAGATTGGCCTTTAAAAACACCCCCAATTTTATCCGCAAAAGACAGTAACGCTCAAACATTCAAAAATGCCGAAGTTTATGAATAA
- the rfbD gene encoding dTDP-4-dehydrorhamnose reductase produces MNKSILLIGSNGQVGTELQNTLSPNYKVIAVTRPQIDLTQADNLRQIIRENQPEIIINAAAYTAVDKAESEPELATAINAMAPQIIAEESQKLGSFLIHLSTDYVFNGKSHYPYQETDITNPVSVYGQTKLAGEIAIQKACSQYMILRTAWVYGTYGKSNFVKTMLRLGKERPEVRVVADQIGSPTWAKDIALTITQIIPQLTLELTGTYHYTNSGVASWYDFAIAIFEEAEKLGFPLKINQVIPITTPEYPTPAKRPAYSILACEKISKVLGTHPPHWRQRLILMLKELQEQSL; encoded by the coding sequence ATGAATAAATCAATATTACTAATAGGTAGTAATGGACAAGTTGGGACAGAATTACAAAACACCCTTTCCCCCAACTACAAAGTTATTGCCGTTACCCGTCCACAAATAGACCTAACCCAAGCTGATAATTTACGCCAAATTATCAGAGAAAACCAACCAGAAATCATCATTAACGCTGCTGCTTACACCGCAGTAGACAAAGCCGAAAGCGAACCAGAACTGGCTACAGCCATCAATGCTATGGCTCCCCAAATTATCGCTGAAGAAAGTCAAAAATTAGGAAGTTTCTTAATTCATCTTTCCACAGATTACGTATTCAATGGCAAGAGTCACTATCCCTATCAAGAAACCGATATTACCAATCCAGTGAGTGTATACGGGCAGACAAAATTAGCGGGAGAAATAGCAATTCAAAAAGCTTGTTCCCAGTATATGATTCTCCGTACAGCTTGGGTTTATGGAACTTATGGAAAAAGTAACTTTGTTAAAACCATGTTACGACTTGGTAAAGAAAGACCAGAAGTGAGAGTCGTTGCAGATCAAATTGGTAGTCCAACTTGGGCAAAAGATATAGCTTTAACAATTACCCAAATTATCCCCCAATTAACTCTAGAACTCACAGGTACTTATCACTATACAAATAGTGGTGTAGCCAGTTGGTATGACTTTGCCATAGCTATCTTTGAAGAAGCAGAAAAACTCGGTTTTCCCCTAAAAATTAACCAAGTTATCCCTATTACCACCCCCGAATATCCGACACCAGCAAAACGTCCTGCTTATTCTATCCTTGCTTGTGAGAAAATATCCAAAGTCTTGGGAACTCATCCTCCCCATTGGCGACAAAGACTAATATTAATGTTAAAAGAATTACAAGAACAATCTCTATGA
- a CDS encoding glucose-1-phosphate thymidylyltransferase produces the protein MKALILSGGKGTRLRPLTYTGAKQLVPVANKPILWYGIEEMAAAGITDIGIIISPETGEEVKNKTGNGEKFGVNITYILQEKPAGLAQAVQVARPFLKDSPFVMYLGDNLIQKGDLISFLAKFTQQEPDALILLHEVTNPSAFGVAKVDEKGRVLQLIEKPKIPPSNLALVGVYFFSPVIHDAISLIKPSARGELEITDAIQCLIAQEKEVLACNLDGWWLDTGKKDDLLEANRLILDTYLKTSILSDIDPKTQITGRVQIGAKSQIINCTIRGPVVIGDNCYLENCFIGPYSSIADNSTLIETDLEHSVVLEGAKITGIQQRIIDSLIGQRAQLTIAPRRPKALRFLIGDDSQIELT, from the coding sequence ATGAAAGCCTTAATTTTATCCGGTGGAAAAGGGACAAGATTACGCCCATTAACATATACTGGCGCAAAACAACTTGTCCCAGTTGCCAATAAACCTATTTTATGGTACGGCATTGAAGAAATGGCTGCTGCGGGGATTACTGATATTGGGATTATTATCAGCCCAGAAACAGGGGAAGAAGTCAAGAATAAAACTGGAAATGGCGAAAAGTTCGGTGTTAACATCACCTATATTTTACAAGAAAAACCAGCAGGATTAGCCCAAGCTGTTCAAGTTGCCCGTCCTTTTTTAAAAGATTCCCCATTTGTGATGTATTTGGGAGATAACCTCATTCAAAAAGGGGATTTAATTTCATTTTTAGCTAAATTTACCCAACAAGAACCAGATGCTTTAATTCTGTTGCATGAAGTCACAAATCCCAGTGCTTTTGGGGTGGCAAAGGTAGATGAAAAAGGCAGAGTATTACAGTTAATTGAAAAACCCAAAATTCCCCCTTCAAATTTAGCCTTGGTAGGGGTTTACTTCTTTTCACCAGTTATCCATGATGCAATTTCTCTGATTAAACCTTCAGCTAGAGGAGAATTAGAAATTACTGATGCTATTCAATGTTTAATAGCTCAAGAAAAGGAAGTTTTAGCTTGTAATCTTGACGGTTGGTGGTTAGATACAGGTAAGAAAGATGATTTATTAGAAGCTAACCGATTAATTCTAGATACCTATTTAAAAACATCAATTTTAAGCGATATTGATCCCAAAACCCAGATTACAGGAAGAGTACAAATTGGGGCTAAATCTCAAATTATCAACTGTACAATTCGTGGACCTGTGGTAATTGGTGATAATTGTTATTTAGAAAATTGTTTTATCGGTCCTTATAGTAGTATCGCCGACAATTCAACACTCATAGAAACAGATTTAGAACACAGTGTGGTTTTAGAAGGTGCTAAAATCACTGGAATTCAGCAACGGATTATTGATAGCCTAATCGGACAACGCGCCCAATTAACTATTGCCCCCCGTCGCCCTAAAGCATTACGTTTTTTAATTGGTGATGATTCTCAAATTGAATTAACTTGA
- the pyk gene encoding pyruvate kinase: MTQLRDSQRRTKIVATVGPATSSPEMLKAIIEAGATTLRLNFSHGTHADHQRSIRLIRQTAFELNRPVAILQDLQGPKIRLGRFETGSIILAKGDRFTLTNRPIEGTQEISCVTYDYLADEVPVGSNILLDDGKVEMVVEEINHEKGDLHCRVTVPGKLSNNKGVNFPGVYLSIKAMTDKDREDLMFGLDQGVDWVALSFVRNPQDIIEIKELISSAGKNVPVIAKIEKHEAIEQMEAVLSLCDGVMVARGDLGVELPAEDVPVLQKRLIATANRLGIPIITATQMLDSMVSNPRPTRAEVSDVANAILDGTDAVMLSNETAVGSFAVEAVATMARIAERIEQEEILNTNSRLSRDNRRSIPNAISQAVSQIAESLGAAAIMTLTQTGATARNVSKFRPKTPILAITPHVNVARQLQMVWGVKPLLVLELPSTGQTFQAAINVAQEKNLLTEGDLVVMTAGTLQGVSGSTDLIKVEIVTAILGQGIGLGQGSVSGRARVVHNAMDASNFTPGDILVASRTGVDFVEAIRKAGGIITEEESLTSHAAVIGLRLGVPVIVGVKEATQVIKDGAILTLDMQRGLIYSGAVGT; encoded by the coding sequence ATGACGCAATTAAGAGATTCTCAGCGCCGAACTAAAATTGTTGCTACTGTCGGACCTGCTACCAGCAGCCCAGAAATGCTGAAAGCGATTATTGAAGCGGGTGCAACAACCCTGCGGCTAAACTTTTCCCACGGAACTCATGCCGACCATCAGCGTAGTATTCGGTTAATTCGGCAAACCGCTTTTGAACTTAATAGACCAGTAGCAATTCTGCAAGATTTACAGGGGCCAAAAATTCGCTTGGGGCGGTTTGAAACTGGTTCTATAATTTTAGCAAAAGGCGATCGCTTCACCTTAACAAATCGCCCCATAGAAGGAACTCAGGAAATAAGCTGCGTTACCTACGATTATTTAGCAGATGAAGTCCCCGTTGGTTCAAATATCCTCCTTGATGATGGCAAAGTCGAAATGGTAGTCGAGGAGATTAACCACGAAAAAGGTGATTTACATTGTCGGGTAACAGTTCCTGGTAAACTTTCCAACAACAAAGGTGTTAACTTCCCAGGAGTTTACTTATCCATCAAAGCCATGACCGACAAAGACCGAGAGGATCTGATGTTCGGTTTAGATCAAGGTGTGGATTGGGTAGCCCTGTCCTTTGTCCGTAATCCCCAGGACATTATCGAAATTAAAGAACTAATTTCCAGCGCTGGCAAAAATGTCCCTGTAATTGCCAAAATCGAAAAGCACGAAGCCATTGAACAAATGGAAGCAGTTCTGTCTTTGTGCGACGGCGTAATGGTGGCTAGAGGTGACTTAGGGGTGGAACTACCAGCGGAAGATGTACCAGTGTTGCAAAAACGCCTCATTGCTACAGCCAACCGTTTGGGTATTCCCATCATTACCGCTACCCAAATGCTAGATAGCATGGTCAGCAACCCCCGTCCCACTCGTGCAGAAGTATCTGATGTCGCCAATGCGATTTTAGACGGGACAGATGCGGTGATGCTTTCCAATGAAACCGCTGTTGGTAGTTTCGCGGTCGAAGCAGTAGCGACAATGGCCAGAATCGCCGAACGTATTGAACAGGAAGAAATCCTTAACACCAACTCCCGTTTATCAAGAGATAACAGGCGTTCAATTCCCAATGCGATTAGCCAAGCCGTCAGTCAAATTGCTGAAAGTTTGGGCGCAGCAGCAATTATGACTTTGACACAAACCGGGGCTACAGCCCGCAACGTTTCTAAGTTCCGTCCTAAAACGCCAATTTTAGCTATCACACCTCATGTCAACGTGGCGCGACAGTTACAGATGGTATGGGGTGTCAAACCGCTGTTGGTGCTGGAATTACCTTCTACTGGTCAAACATTCCAAGCAGCTATCAATGTAGCCCAGGAAAAAAACCTTTTAACTGAAGGTGATTTAGTTGTGATGACTGCGGGGACACTTCAGGGTGTTTCTGGCTCAACAGACTTGATTAAGGTGGAAATAGTTACTGCTATCCTCGGTCAGGGAATTGGTCTAGGTCAAGGTTCAGTAAGTGGCCGCGCTAGAGTAGTTCATAATGCTATGGATGCCAGTAATTTTACCCCTGGAGATATTTTGGTAGCATCCCGCACTGGTGTTGATTTTGTAGAAGCCATTCGCAAAGCCGGGGGGATTATTACTGAAGAGGAAAGTCTCACAAGTCATGCCGCAGTTATTGGTTTACGTCTTGGTGTACCGGTGATTGTGGGTGTGAAGGAAGCAACACAGGTAATTAAAGATGGTGCAATTTTAACTCTGGATATGCAGCGGGGTTTAATTTACTCCGGTGCGGTGGGAACTTAA
- a CDS encoding fatty acid desaturase — protein sequence MLTSEAQKPLTIPPKELLSPPGDFNPTLLMFLVVVMMLVLSNFGYWLWEWPHWLCFSVNTLALHCSGTVIHDACHQSAHRNRIVNAILGHCSALILVFAFPVFTRVHLQHHGNVNHPKDDPDHYVSTGGPLWLIAVRFLYHEIFFFQRRLWRNYELLEWFISRLIVITIVYISVQYHFLGYILNFWFIPAFIVGITLGLFFDYLPHRPFVERSRWKNARVYPGKVLNILILGQNYHLIHHLWPSIPWYNYQPAYYLMKPLLDEKGSPQTSGLLQKKDFFEFVYDVFIGIHFHQHHD from the coding sequence ATGCTCACGTCGGAGGCACAGAAGCCACTGACAATTCCCCCCAAAGAACTTTTATCACCTCCTGGTGATTTTAACCCCACATTACTGATGTTTTTAGTTGTGGTGATGATGTTAGTTTTGTCTAACTTTGGGTATTGGCTTTGGGAATGGCCGCATTGGTTGTGTTTTAGTGTGAATACTCTAGCATTACATTGTTCAGGAACAGTGATTCATGATGCTTGTCACCAGTCTGCCCATCGCAATCGAATTGTTAACGCTATCTTGGGGCATTGTAGTGCTTTAATTCTAGTTTTCGCTTTTCCAGTATTTACACGAGTACATTTACAGCATCATGGTAATGTTAATCACCCAAAAGATGACCCAGATCATTATGTTTCAACTGGTGGTCCACTGTGGTTAATTGCGGTGAGATTTTTGTACCATGAAATATTTTTCTTTCAGAGACGGTTATGGCGTAATTATGAACTACTAGAATGGTTTATTAGTCGCTTAATTGTCATTACTATTGTTTATATTTCTGTCCAATATCATTTTTTGGGCTATATTCTTAACTTTTGGTTTATTCCCGCTTTTATAGTGGGGATAACATTGGGGTTATTTTTCGATTATTTACCCCACCGTCCCTTTGTAGAACGCAGTCGCTGGAAAAATGCTCGCGTCTATCCTGGTAAAGTTCTGAATATCCTGATTTTGGGGCAAAATTATCATTTAATTCATCATCTGTGGCCTTCGATTCCTTGGTATAATTACCAGCCGGCTTATTATTTGATGAAGCCGTTATTGGATGAAAAAGGTAGTCCGCAAACTTCTGGGTTATTGCAGAAGAAGGACTTTTTTGAGTTTGTCTATGATGTTTTCATAGGTATTCATTTTCATCAGCATCATGATTGA
- a CDS encoding addiction module protein, whose protein sequence is MKDRAELAYFLIHALEESIDDDVEVAWDRELTGRLDEILSGKAIGESSNQVFSKLREKYS, encoded by the coding sequence ATAAAAGATCGGGCAGAACTTGCCTACTTTTTAATTCATGCTCTAGAAGAAAGTATAGATGATGATGTAGAGGTTGCTTGGGATAGAGAATTAACTGGAAGATTAGACGAAATCCTGAGCGGAAAAGCTATTGGTGAATCATCGAATCAAGTATTTTCTAAGTTGCGAGAGAAGTATTCGTGA
- a CDS encoding type II toxin-antitoxin system HicB family antitoxin, which translates to MNKLKYQMIIQWTEEDNCFLVGFPDFPGQKWRTHGDTYELAVTNGIEALDSLIIAYEAAGDALPEATVCQAA; encoded by the coding sequence ATGAATAAACTCAAGTACCAAATGATTATCCAGTGGACTGAGGAAGATAATTGCTTTTTAGTAGGATTCCCTGATTTTCCCGGACAAAAATGGCGCACTCATGGAGATACTTACGAGTTAGCAGTAACGAATGGAATAGAAGCCTTAGACTCTCTTATTATTGCTTATGAAGCTGCGGGTGATGCACTTCCAGAAGCAACAGTTTGTCAAGCAGCATAG
- a CDS encoding type II toxin-antitoxin system HicA family toxin yields the protein MPKNIRELKQMLVQAGFTELPGKGSHTNWIHHLYYGKVTISGKDGADAKRYQEKEVKQAIESIVDKKKDE from the coding sequence ATGCCTAAAAACATTAGAGAACTAAAGCAAATGCTTGTCCAGGCTGGTTTTACAGAACTACCAGGAAAAGGAAGTCATACGAACTGGATACATCACTTATATTATGGAAAGGTAACGATTTCAGGCAAAGACGGAGCAGATGCTAAACGCTATCAAGAAAAAGAAGTAAAACAGGCAATAGAGTCAATAGTGGATAAGAAAAAAGATGAATAA
- the aroH gene encoding chorismate mutase produces MEWQMRAIRGATTVAENSVEAIRDSVTELLDELEQRNQLQPDDMISVTFSVTKDLDAIFPAAIARSRPLWDSVVMLDVQQMHVEGSLPRCIRFLIHANLPTSTPIHHVYLRQAAKLRPDWSLPQKLQTSQHAVETKV; encoded by the coding sequence GTGGAATGGCAAATGCGAGCAATTCGTGGTGCAACAACTGTTGCAGAAAACAGTGTCGAAGCAATTCGAGATTCAGTGACAGAATTATTAGATGAATTGGAGCAAAGAAATCAACTCCAACCAGACGATATGATTAGTGTGACTTTTTCCGTGACCAAGGATTTAGATGCTATCTTTCCAGCGGCGATCGCTCGCAGTCGTCCTTTATGGGATAGTGTAGTGATGTTAGATGTTCAACAAATGCACGTTGAAGGCAGTTTACCGCGCTGCATTCGCTTTCTCATTCACGCCAATTTACCAACTTCTACCCCAATTCATCACGTTTATTTACGTCAAGCAGCTAAACTGCGTCCAGATTGGAGTTTACCGCAGAAGTTACAAACCTCACAACACGCAGTGGAGACGAAAGTTTAA
- the sppA gene encoding signal peptide peptidase SppA — MIWPFKPNFRKQIARIEVSGAIAGATRKHVLAALKTVEESKFPALLLRIDSPGGTVGDSQEIYSAMKRLAKKTKIVASFGNISASGGVYIGMGAEHIMANPGTITGSIGVILRGNNLEVLLEKIGVSFKVIKSGPYKDILAFDRQLTEPEQTILQELIDCSYQQFVETIAEARSLTVEKVKSFADGRIFTGQQALALGVVDRLGTEEDARRWTAELVGLDPEKTLCYTLEEQKPFWSRFLPGSRQAKSVISAGIDWLEFEVSTSGLPMWLYRP; from the coding sequence ATGATTTGGCCTTTTAAGCCCAACTTTCGGAAACAAATTGCGCGGATTGAAGTAAGCGGTGCGATCGCTGGTGCAACCCGTAAGCACGTCCTAGCAGCCCTGAAAACCGTAGAAGAAAGTAAATTTCCCGCTTTACTACTACGCATTGATAGTCCTGGGGGGACAGTAGGAGATTCCCAAGAAATATACAGTGCCATGAAGAGATTAGCTAAAAAAACGAAGATTGTCGCCAGTTTTGGCAATATTTCCGCCTCTGGAGGCGTTTATATTGGTATGGGGGCAGAACATATTATGGCGAATCCAGGCACGATTACAGGCAGTATTGGGGTGATTCTGCGAGGAAATAATCTAGAAGTATTACTGGAAAAAATTGGTGTTTCCTTTAAAGTCATTAAGTCAGGTCCCTACAAAGATATATTAGCTTTTGATCGGCAACTGACAGAACCGGAACAAACTATTCTGCAAGAATTGATTGATTGTAGCTATCAGCAATTTGTGGAAACGATAGCAGAGGCTCGTTCACTCACTGTAGAAAAGGTAAAAAGCTTTGCCGATGGGAGGATTTTTACTGGACAGCAAGCCTTAGCATTGGGCGTTGTAGACCGATTGGGAACAGAAGAAGATGCACGACGATGGACAGCGGAATTAGTAGGACTTGATCCTGAGAAAACTCTTTGCTATACGCTAGAAGAACAAAAACCCTTCTGGAGTCGTTTTCTCCCAGGAAGTCGTCAAGCTAAATCAGTTATTAGTGCTGGAATTGATTGGCTAGAATTTGAAGTGTCTACAAGTGGTTTACCCATGTGGTTATATCGGCCATAA
- a CDS encoding glycosyltransferase family 4 protein yields the protein MKNASTNPQRILFLHPNFPAQFRHLATALAQNSNYQVVFGTNRQEGTIPGVFKAIYQPSRQATAPTHHYVRNLENAVITGQAVYRMTEQLKAQGFVPDIVYGHSGWGPTLFMKEIFPKAKLLCFFEWFYHAHGSDADFDPSEPLSIDDKCRISVKNAPILMDLYGCDRGLAPTNWQRQQFPSEYHSKITVCHDGIDTNFFKPNPGAKLVLPRIHLDLSHVEELVTYVGRGMEPYRGFPQFMEAVALIQQRRPHTHVVVVGEDRVAYGKNLPDGKTYKQLMLEKLDLDLSRLHFTGRLPYNEYLQVLQASSAHIYLTRPFVLSWSMLEAMSTGCLLVASNTPPVLEVIKDGKNGLLVDFFSPREIAQRVDEALDNSEDMISIRTKARKTIIQNYDLDTLLPQHLDWLLGKKTIVKSHGFAK from the coding sequence ATGAAAAATGCTTCTACAAATCCTCAACGGATTTTATTTTTACACCCCAACTTTCCCGCTCAATTTCGCCACTTGGCTACCGCTTTAGCCCAAAATAGCAATTACCAAGTTGTATTTGGCACTAATCGTCAGGAAGGAACAATACCTGGTGTATTTAAAGCCATATATCAACCTTCCCGTCAAGCTACTGCACCAACTCATCATTATGTCCGTAATTTAGAAAATGCGGTTATTACAGGACAAGCTGTATATAGGATGACAGAACAACTTAAAGCACAGGGTTTTGTACCAGACATAGTTTATGGTCATTCTGGTTGGGGTCCAACATTATTTATGAAAGAAATTTTTCCCAAAGCGAAATTATTGTGTTTCTTTGAATGGTTTTATCACGCTCACGGGTCTGATGCCGATTTTGACCCCAGCGAGCCTCTAAGTATAGATGATAAATGTCGAATTTCTGTAAAAAATGCCCCAATTTTGATGGACTTATATGGTTGTGATCGCGGACTTGCGCCCACTAATTGGCAACGTCAACAATTTCCTTCAGAATATCATAGTAAAATTACTGTATGTCACGATGGTATTGATACTAATTTTTTTAAACCCAACCCCGGAGCTAAATTAGTTTTACCCCGTATTCATCTTGATCTTTCCCACGTAGAAGAATTAGTAACTTATGTAGGTAGGGGAATGGAACCTTATCGAGGATTTCCCCAGTTTATGGAAGCAGTCGCCTTAATTCAACAACGACGACCTCACACTCATGTTGTAGTTGTGGGAGAAGATAGAGTAGCCTATGGAAAAAATCTCCCCGATGGTAAGACTTATAAACAGTTAATGTTAGAAAAGTTAGATTTGGATTTATCTAGATTGCACTTTACGGGTAGACTTCCTTACAATGAATATCTGCAAGTATTACAAGCTTCCTCAGCCCATATTTATTTAACCCGTCCATTTGTTTTATCCTGGTCAATGTTAGAAGCCATGTCCACTGGATGTTTATTAGTAGCTTCTAATACTCCGCCAGTTTTAGAGGTAATTAAAGATGGAAAAAATGGACTGTTGGTAGATTTCTTTTCTCCCCGGGAAATTGCTCAAAGGGTAGATGAAGCTTTAGATAATTCCGAAGATATGATATCTATTCGTACCAAAGCGCGAAAAACAATTATCCAGAATTATGATTTAGATACCCTTTTACCACAGCATTTAGATTGGTTACTAGGTAAAAAAACCATCGTTAAGTCTCATGGGTTTGCTAAGTAA
- a CDS encoding MlaE family lipid ABC transporter permease subunit, which yields MTKSSLGTWSQRLLAAIFLGGQVLFHLIQGKIHRRNTLEQLAMVGPDSLFIALLTAIFVGAVFTIQVAREFINFGAGNLVGGVLAVALTRELTPVLTAVILAGRVGSAFAAEIGTMKVTEQIDALLMLKTDPIDYLVIPRLLACLIMLPILTLLSLITGMSGGMLIATRIYNLSDTVFLDSARDFLDIWDIGSAMIKACCFGVLIAIIGCSWGLTTTGGAKGVGQSTTTAVVTALLVIFVSNFFLSWVMFQGPGSGLKH from the coding sequence ATGACCAAATCCAGTTTAGGAACATGGAGTCAGCGATTGCTGGCCGCGATTTTTTTAGGTGGACAAGTCTTATTTCACCTAATCCAAGGTAAAATTCACCGTCGTAATACCCTAGAACAATTGGCAATGGTGGGGCCAGACTCCCTATTTATTGCCTTATTGACAGCTATATTTGTCGGTGCTGTATTTACAATTCAGGTAGCACGGGAATTTATCAACTTTGGGGCTGGAAACCTCGTTGGTGGCGTGTTAGCCGTAGCATTAACCAGAGAACTTACCCCCGTATTGACAGCGGTAATTTTAGCAGGAAGAGTAGGTTCAGCCTTTGCGGCAGAAATCGGCACAATGAAAGTCACAGAACAAATAGATGCTCTGTTAATGTTAAAAACAGATCCGATTGATTATTTAGTCATTCCCCGGCTTCTGGCTTGCTTAATCATGCTACCTATTTTAACTTTGCTATCCTTAATAACAGGAATGTCTGGAGGAATGCTTATAGCCACTCGTATTTACAACCTTTCCGATACAGTATTTTTAGACTCAGCGCGGGACTTTCTCGATATATGGGATATTGGCAGTGCTATGATTAAAGCTTGTTGCTTTGGTGTATTAATCGCCATTATCGGTTGTAGTTGGGGCTTGACCACTACTGGAGGTGCTAAAGGTGTAGGACAATCAACTACAACGGCTGTTGTCACTGCCTTACTAGTTATATTTGTTAGCAACTTCTTTCTCTCTTGGGTGATGTTTCAAGGTCCAGGTAGTGGATTAAAACATTAA
- a CDS encoding DUF3119 family protein yields MTSSLTPKITSTVELKPSYNIPVVLVLVAIPVLLIQPWIGGILTLLGLFLMLQAVTLRFQFTATDFDLYRGEKLIRRFPYQEWQNWRIFWNPVPILFYFKEVNSIHFLPILFDPKTLKSCLEERCPRID; encoded by the coding sequence TTGACTAGTTCATTGACACCTAAAATCACATCAACAGTGGAACTGAAGCCAAGTTACAATATTCCTGTTGTTTTGGTGCTGGTTGCTATTCCCGTACTGTTGATACAACCTTGGATAGGTGGCATATTAACCCTATTAGGTTTGTTTTTGATGTTGCAAGCTGTAACACTGCGCTTTCAATTTACTGCTACCGATTTTGATCTTTATAGAGGAGAGAAGTTAATTCGGCGTTTTCCTTACCAAGAATGGCAAAACTGGCGGATATTCTGGAATCCGGTACCCATTTTGTTCTATTTTAAGGAAGTTAACAGTATTCACTTTTTGCCAATTTTGTTTGACCCCAAAACCTTAAAATCTTGTTTAGAAGAACGTTGTCCAAGGATTGATTAG